GTCACATCTGGCTTTCCAGATAAACCAACGTATAATAGCGAATGTGGTATTCCAAAATGTCAAATTTTGTGGATAGGGCTAAAACAGTAACTTAGACCATGCTCAGGCCTACGGCTACAGTTATGGCACTAAATCCCACTGGAGCAGGGGTGCCAAATTCCAACAGTATTTTTACCTTGATTATTCCCCTTAAACCACACGTGTACCACCCTAAAGAAGCAAGCAAAGCGTGAAAAACGACGACTGTGCAACAACCTTATGATACTAGAAGAGAAATCTTCCTCTCGAATCCCACTCTACTGAAACTGAAATTTGCCCAACCAAAAGAAAAGCTGCTCTCCGGAGAAAAACTGagtccaaaaaaagaaaacaaacaaaataactaAACAATTTCTCACATCTCCATCTTTGTCTCTCTCTCTAAATCTAGTAAGTATTTCTCCTTCAATTTTCTAATGAGAAAATGTAGTAGAAAACCCTAGTTctaaaatttcatatatcttcttCTAAATCTAATTCATCAGTATTATAATCATTTATTGAATTTACCATTTCAAACTAAAGTAATTTATTAATTGTGTCGGGTTTTCTTGTTGTTTCTCCTGATTATGATTATGTAGAGGAAAATTGTGTTGAACTTCTGTGAATAGAGCAATGCCTTGGGATGGTAATGAAGTGATTGTATCGTCCGATTCTTCGGATGGTTGGGAGTCGGATACAGATGTTAAAGAAGTATCCAGTGATGTGAAACCAGCCGTCATACCTGCAGCAGTTATTGAGCTAGACAAAGAACTTACTCCTCAAGGTATATACGGGTGTTTAAGATTTTACTGCCTGTCTTTATCACTAATTGTCTAGGAAATGTTTCATTGTTTAATTATGAATTATGATGTTAGGAAAGACATGAGTTCGAGTGGGCAGGTGAGGATGTGTCCGTTTGGCACCAGAATTTGATTAATGTTTAAATCATAGTATGAAATTTGGTGTTACAAAATGCTTAAGGTTGGATTAAGTGGACTAGGTCAACTGGCAGATGCCATACCTGGCCATTTGCAACTATTGCATGGCATCTATCTGATGATCATTTGCCATCATTTTTAGGTTTGATGGCTACTTCAGTAGAGTGCCTATATAGTACTCGTATTTCCTAACACTGCCTTTAGATGGATAAGTTCAATATATGATAGCTAATGGGTAATGGTATGACTAATGGATATGTCGAAAATCTTAGCAAGGCGATGGGTGAAATCTTCTCATTGTAAATGGGTTGATGGTGGTTCTATGGGATGTTTACCGCATAGAAGTCTCTGTTCTTATGTTCTATCAGCTTTCTTTCTTGATAAAATGCCCATCGTCGAGATACTTCTAGTTTGCCCTCTAAGCCATACTGCTGTAAGCCTGATATATATTTTTGTAGCACAGAAAATGGCATGTCTGGAACAAGGTTAGAAATAGTTGAAGCTTGTATGTTATAGATATTGGTCAGCAGGTAACTAAATGAGTCGAAGCTGTTGTCTCAAATAATTCTCAAAAACCAACCTGGGGACTGGTAGGAAATGAATATTAGCACCACTGACTACAAGGCTGTTCTAATTTGTTTGATTTGGGTGAAGTTGGATGTTTTGTAGTTATAAATTCTGTAACATCATTTGTTTGATTTGGGTGAAGTTGGATGTTTTGTTGTTATAAATTCTGTAACATCTTTGCAAGTGTCTAACAATGAAGTTTTCTTGAGCCTGGAGTCTGGAAGAACTGCATTGTACAGTAAGGGAAATATCGGATATGATAAAAATGGAGTACACTCGGGCACTCTGTTTTATTAATTTCTTCATCTATGCACCACTCTATTATTCATCATCCCACATCTTACAATAATCCCATTTATTGCTATCACCACTCTGGACCTAAGTGATACAAGCTTTGCGATGCACCAGTGCTACCAAGTGTTTACATGCCTTTCAGTCAATAAGTGGAACGCTGGTTGACAGATAAACTACTTCAAATATATTCTTCGATAGTGACTAATCTAAGGTCATACATGTGAGCTGACGATGTAAGAAACGGTACTTGTAGATAACTCTACTTCCATGAGTTGTAAGTCAAAAACATGTGTACTATCTTCTCTCTTCTATTTTCAGAAACACGTTTAGTATCTCAAGGGAGCCTATAGAATTGTGGTTTTCAATCTGTGCCtcagtttttttttcattttgatgtTACCGCTAAAAGCCTAACATATTTGTTACCTTAACCTGAACTTCATGTCATTACAATCCTGTAATTGTTCCGCTGAATACTGTGTAGATTATCTATCCATCTGCTTTGTTTTGTATTTCCATATTTCGGACCCAGTTTGTATTTGAAATTTAGCAGTTTGACTTTTCGGTTACTCAGTGCAACTGTTTGATTATTGTTTTCGAGTACAGTATGAAAATAAGTAGCAGTCTTGAATGGTTCGCTAATAGATTTGTACACTATACTCAATCCAATGCTGTACTCACTAGAAAGTTTTTATGCTAATCTGGTTGGTGTTACTGCAACCTGCAAATATTGTTACCTTGTAAAGTTTCTGCATTATATGTATTTAAAGTTGATAACAATTGATGCCTGAAGTCTTGTTTCTCTGTCCTGCAGTCTTTTAGCCCATATATCATGATATGGCGTTCCTATAGCTGCAGTTAGCATGTGTTAAATTTTGAACCGggttttcctttttcctcctaAGAATTTGTACCTGCGAATGAATGATGAATAAAGGTGTAAATGAATCgtgttttatatatttttcaaagtcAGTAAAGTGTGCTTTTTGGTGCAGATATAATTAGCAGAAGAGCAGAAATGTATCAAGAATACATGAAGCAAATTCCTGTTCCTTCTCTACATGGGTCTGCAGTTCCATTCAACACATGGCAGGAACTAGCCAGATCACTGAAGTTGTTATACAAGCAACCCTTGCATTATCTGACTAATATCTGCTTAAAACAGTGGGATAAAGCAAGGATTGGCACTAACAATGAGTATCTACCTCTTGATGGAGTCATTCACCCTCGTAAAGCCGAAGCAACTATCTGGCTTATGGAAGAAGTCCACAGACTTGCTTCGTCTCATCATCATCTAGCTAACCTCTGGCTTTTAGACCCCATGCACCAGGCTTTTGTTGATCCTGTTTTCAAACAAATTTGAATCTGCAACTGTGTGTAGGCTTTCTGGTCAGATTTAAGCAGACATGGTTCTGATTTCATGTAATTGTGGATGTTGGTAgaaatataatttatttttagtCTTTTTCCTCAGCAAAGCTGCTTAGTGCACAGCCTTAAAGGTCATTGTTCTTTCTAGCAGAAGAAATGGAAGAGATAAATTTTCAACTTTGTGTGAACCCCATTGTTGTCCTGATCCTACTCATGGAAATGCTAGTTTCTGCAAAGTTTTGGTGATCAAAACTCAAAGAAACCGGGTGGGTTCATAGATTTTGGATGATATGGTTGCCATCTTCTGCGAGGGTACAATGGAAGATGGAAGACCATGGGCAACCCACTAACATTGGTTTGATATGCTAGTTATTGCAATATTTAGCCTTCCCACATGAAACCTTGAAGAATTCAAAATCTATGATTCTCATTAATTGAAAAGAAATGTGAAATTTAAAGAACTGGAACAATAGATATTAACTGGGTAACACTGCTTTCACCCTAAAAGTTATGATTACAGGAAGAACAGAAACATGTTTCAGAGTTTAATATGCTAATCCATCTAATAATTTTGTTAATACTCCTCTTTCATTTTGTATTCTCGTTGTATTCTCGTCGTAAAATTGGTATTGATCTGGGAGAGTAGCTAATCCTTAGATGGTACTGCAGTAGAAGATCCAGCTGAAAGGACCTTGTGGATAGCTCTGATAGTATCTGGAGTTGTTCGGCAACAGCCACCTATAAGTGAAGCTCCAGCTTCACGCCATACATTCACGTAAGAGACAAAGTCTTCATTTGAAACCCCTGTGGACTCCTAAagaacaaaaagaacaaaaaaacttcAGAAGTAGAAAACACGGAGATGTTTGCCAGACAGAAAGAATTCAATACattcttgttttattttatgcTTTAACAGTTAAATCTTCACCAGCACAAAGAGAAGATCAAATTTAGAATTCAGAGGCTAAAGAATGAAACTAATAAAAGGGAACTGGAGTGAGCTTACTACCCATTCCTTCCGATCAGCATCATACGTCTCTCCACTATTCGGatatataagtaatggttttgaTGTTACCTGTACAATTAGGTAGCAGTATAAGAAAATTTGTAGGACGAAAGAAAATAAACACCTGTTGTAGTACTTTTCAATTGAAGCACAGACACAAAGAGTCGTACCTTTTTCATGGATAAAATGAGTGCACTTATAAATCTAGGAGGGGTACAATTGATTCCAACAGCAACAACCTTCTTACATGAATTAGCAACCAAGGTACACTCAACCAAAGAATCTCCACTAACTACATTCACCCCATCCTTGGAATTGAAAGCAAACCAAGCTGGAATCTTTATGTCATCTTCATCAAGAAGCTCAGCAAAAGCCTGCAAGACACGAAAATAACTCACAGGTTAAGCCACTATAAACTCAAATAAACAGGGCCATAAAAGTTATTGCTGTCTAAAAGTTCTGGCGAACCATTAATACGGACGAACTTAGAAGCATAGTTTTACTGTCCATGTTTTGTGACATAATTGACAGCTTTATATATTGTAACACCAGGATACCTGAGCTTCTATCTTATTTGGAATAGTCTCGAATGCTATCAAGTCAGCACCAGCTTCTGCCAGTACCTGAACTCGTCTCCGATGAAATTCTTTCAAAGTTGCAAGTGTCACAGAATCACCATAGTTACCGCTGTAAGGTGACACAGCAAGAGAATAAAATACAAGGAACACAAATTGTTAATCCGGAATCTAATATGTTCTCTCCTTTTTCTGACAAGAAAAAAAGATTATGCTTGTGCAAATATCAATCTTAAAAAGGTAAGGAGTGCTATTTGAGAATCCGAAGAACACTATGTTAAACTTTTTTTCTAGTTCTTACTCATTCAACATGAAGTATATTTTTAGAGAATACTTGGGAGATTTGACGATAGTGGAAAGTAGAAAATGTAAAGAAGTTTTGCAAACTAAATAAATATAATCATATCACAGGGCCATTTAAAAAGTGATAAAGAGATAGCAGGTAGAACTCACTCATACTCAGACCCATCAGCTAAATAAGCTCCGTAGCTTCCAACAGAGGCTGCAACCAAGATTTTTCGCTTATTTAGAACCCTTCCATCCTCAATGCAAGAACCTTCTGAAGACCTCTCATAATACATATCCCGCGCCTCACATGCAATTGAGACACTTTTTGCAAGCAGTGCTTCACTTTCTTTTTCAGATAAACCTTTAGCCATAAAACCCTGAATTGTAGCCTGACTCAACACAAACAAACCATGATTCAACTCTAGGAAGGCTTTTAAAGACCATTGTAGGTTCTAGCATCATttaaaagaaaggaaaaagaaaaaaggacaTAGTCCTAGTTAGAACCTGATAAGATGCTGTGATCAGAATATCCGCACCTGCTTCAAGATAATCAAGATGTACCTGTATCATCAATCGATAGAGAAGAAGCATATATCAAGAACCCAATCAGGATCGTGCAAGTCCAACTAAGTAcaagagatgaagaaaaaaaaacagacaacCAACAAAGCCATATGGTACAACCACTGCACTAGTAAAAAGGAGTAAAAAGTGTAAGAAATTATTTACAGTAGGATTCAGGAAAGGGTTAACTGTAAATGATCTCAACAATATATCAATTGCAAAACCATTAGGAAGAAACTGAGACTACTTGCTTATCCATCAATTAAAAATAACGCTAACTGgttctttatttttaataatactAGACTAGATCTAAAGGTGATAACATCTATCTCCAAAAACCCACCTTCTTCATTTAACATATAGGATATGATTGAactttaacaaacaaacaaacaaaaaacaaggTCTTTTATCGCATAGCTAACGTGCACGTTTGATTCCCAACACATTGGACATTATCATTTCATATTTTATAGCTTCAAATTACAGAATACACTGTAGTCACCGAATCTGAACATTTGTCTAAAAACCTGAAATTTAATCGAACGGATAAGTTGTTACCAAACTCTATTTTTCACCCAAGTATTAAGAACCAATCAAATAGAACAAATTTAACCCAAACCCAAACTcacaaatcaaaaaacaaaaccccccaaACTATGTTTTTCACTAATCGAATTCATTATCTGATTTGATGTAAATAACAAGCGATAAAATGAACAAAAGATTCAATATTAAGATCACAATGATGCATtgtaaacataaaaaaaaaaaaaaaaaaaaaaaaaaaaaaaaaaaaaaaaaaaaaaaaggaaaaaaagaattaaaatcaAGATAACGTACAGTTCGGATAAGATGAGGAGAACTGATGAGGCATTTTCCACTCCAGAGAGGATCATGCAAGTCAGCACCATGTCTCTCAAGCTCTGTTGCTAATCCACCATCTATCACAGCGTAACCCTTGGATTTTTTAAGGAATTCTTCCATCGAAAATGATGCGAAGTTTCCATTCCCATTAGTATGATGCATTTGGAAAAGTTTTGGATTGATTAGACTAATCAAATAAGAAGTTAATTAGGGTTAAACAGGTGATTATTTGGAGGCGATAGGTGTTATGAACTCGGAGAGAGTTTACCAAAAAAAACAGACAAAACTGTGAAGAGAAAAGCACAAAACGAACACATTTTCAATTGTTTCTTATAGTCGCATCGAGTGGGGTGTCACTTGTGTGGCATTTACCAATGTACCCCTTTGTGTACGGAACCCATAAAGCCCGCTGCTGGCACACAAATCCAGACGGTCTTAACCAAATGGGATTAGCTTCCTTGGCCAAGAACCTGACTCTCGTCCTTGAAGTTGTAATTCAAAAAAATAGATAACCTTTTTGGTCTAATCAACTGGGACTGGTCAGGAACCAGATTCTCATCTTTGAGGAGGTAGTCACTAGATGGTCTGGCACCGATAGTCAAGGGCAGAGCCGATGGGAGGTGCAAAAAGAGTTCCATCCTATATATTAGGGGGTGCAAAATGCCCTTGGGATGCCATCTTACACCTAAaaaatgccaaaaaaaaaaaaaaaatctaagtgggTAACTCGGTGTCTTGGTGATTTCGACGAGGCTTTTGTTATTTGTGATGAAAAATCATGGCTTGGCATATACCATAAAAAGGTGGATGGGGATTTGGAATTTTGAAGTCACCGTCGTATGAGCTAGGACTAGGAGACCCGGATCTAACCAGCTTATAATGACAGTTGTGTTTGTATGGGCACGAATTAAGTATGCAAAATGTTAAGGCATATAGCACGTGTGTTAAGTAACACACGTTTATCTTGTCAAACAAGTTTTTTGTTATTTAACTTGACGTATTACAATTGGTTTTACAAGATGCATATATATACAAAGTCTTCCTTGAACTACAAGGTAAGATAGTTTACAAAGCCATGTTTAGAATtgtaagaccagtttcacgaatatgacgatgacggCGTTCCACCAAACCGTTTTGTTCAGAAGTATGCGGACAAGAAAATCGATGAAAAATACCAAGTTGTTGAAGATGCGGAGTAAGTTTTCGATATTCAAGTGCATTATCggattgaaatttttttattttgcgattaaaaagattttcaacgttcttttgaaacaaaaagaatatagaaaagacatcagatttctgagacataggaaacatccaagtaaaacgactaAAAGCATCAATAAATATGACATAATATTTGTATCCTTCATTGGACAAAATATGAGAAGGTCCCCAAACATCAGAGAaaattaaatctaatggattcaaCTAAGTAGCTTTACTGGAATGAAAAGGTAATTTATGACTCCTATGTTCATGACAAGATGAACAAAACTTAATAGTCTGACTAGAAACTGGAAGTGAAAACTGGGAAACAACTTTACGCACTGTGCGCATCATTGGATGTCCTAATCTAGAGTGCCAATCTTGTAAGGTAGCACGCTCCCCTATGTAGGCTTTAGAAGATTGAAACGAATcatcaagttgatagagaccacccCTCCTACTGCCGCGAAGAAGAACCTTcccggtacatcgatccttcacaagacaaaaagttggatgaaattcaaataagacattaTTGTCAGTAGTAAACCGAGAAACATACAATAGATTATGTGAAATTTGTGGTGCATGAAGAACATTACGAAGCTGcaacttacggttgggagttcccaaaaaagaggatccaacattGGAAATTGGAATAGAAAAACCATTACCCATTTGAATGTGTTCAGGACCAGTATATTCGTTGGAAAATTGAAGATGAGAAAGATCatttgttatatgatctgtagcaCCACTGTCAGGAGTCCACGGAGGAGTAGGTAATAAACCAGTTCGAGCAGCATAAGCACGAGGAGCATAGGTTGGTGGCTGACGTCGAGGAGGACGAAAACTACGATCGAAGCGATTCCAACAATCATTAGCTTCATGGTTCTTGCGACCACATAATTGGCAGGGTATCTTCACTTCTGAACGAGAGTTGGAAGTCTGAGATGGAGCTGGGTCGAGCAGGGAAGTCTGATGTTGGTGACGAGCTGGGCTGTTCAGAGAGAACGAATTCTGGGCTGAAGTTGCAATGGGTCGAGCAGGAGAACGTGAGTAGTTTGAAGCAGACGGACGAGCTGGGCTTGGTGCGGCGATATTGGCAACGGGCTGGGAGTTCAGTAACTTTCCTTGGTTTTCAATATGAAGTTCAAActtaagaagatatgtgataaaATCCTCTAGTTTCATGGCTCCCATGGAAGTTGTAAGAGAGGTAACAATAGCATCATATGCAGTATCTAAGCCAGCGAGGATGTAGTGACGTAACTCAGACTCAGTAACAACAGTATCAACAGCAGCGAGATTGTCAACAATGTTGCGAGCTCGATCAATGTAATCTCTCATAGAAAGAGATCCTTTGCGTAAAGCCCTAAGTTCACATTGCAGGTGATGAATGTGCGCATCTGATTTTGAAGCAAAAAGAGATTCAAGAGAAGACCAAACAACATGAGAACTTGTGAGACGATGAACTTGACGGAGAACAGCAGGAGTTAGCGAGGAGAAAATCCAGCCAAGAAGAATACGGTCTTGCTTCAGCCAAGGAGCGTACGCAGGATTCGGGTTGTCACTGTTGGGAAGAGTGGGAGACGGGCATGGATTGGCACCGGTAACAAAACTATCGAGCTCATAACCTTGGAGATATGGGAGAAACTGAGCACGCCATAAGGAGTAATTTGTGTCATCAAGTTTGACAGTGATAATGTGGTGAGGTTGTGAAAAAACAGATGAAGCCATCATTGATTGAGATGGGTTGATTATAGTTGAAACAACAGAAGATGTTGAGGCAGCGGAAGACATGAGGATCAACTAGGATGATACCAAGTTGAAATAGCTAGGGTTTTGAGTTAAACTTAAAACTAACAGAAGATAGAAGAGTTTAAGAAGAGAAGACTTAACAGAAAACTTGTTCTTTTGTTATTTAACTTGACGTATTACAATTGGTTTTACAAGATGCATATATATACAAAGTCTTCCTTAAACTACAAGGTAAGATAGTTTCCAAACCTAAACCAATTTCCTAAAATACAAAAGACTTGTTTGACAAGATAACCGTGTGTGCTATATGCCTTAACACAAAAGAGAAACAATTTCATTTCATGGAAACatggaaattaataaagtttgtcCTTGTATTGGTGACGGTGTACAGTACGGGAAGGAAATCTAGTAGGAGAAATGTGTTTACCAAATTTAGACCAAAACCAAGAGGTAATGTGGTGGGTGGTGTTAGGTTTAatctttgattttccctttccGCAGTTTGACAGATTATTCTTAAACCCAATACCCATTGTTTTCATTGACTGATTTATATTTCCCTATTTGACAATTTTTAGTTAGTAATTCCTCTTTGTAAAGTTGGAAAAAAGACCATCAAAAGTTTCAAGTTTGCTATAATGAGATTTGACTGAGTTTAACAATTCACATAATAAAACATTGGTTGAATTTGACCAGCTCCAGTTTAAGCAACAAAAACAAACCTAGTCTGTCTCTCTTCCCTACAGGTGGAAGATCAAGAAATCACAAGTATGAAAAGAATACTACATAAAAGATCAACCAGCTAATGCACCGAACGCGTAATCTGCACTGCAACAGTATAAGCGGAACTTTTGTGAACATGAGTAAAGATCAAGTTTAGTTTATTCCTAGCTCAGGATAACTTAGGATATATTCATGTCAGTTTAATATACAAACTTACTTTAAAGTGCTCATTTACCAGCTGAGCACTTGGAAAAGATATACTCAGTTCCAGAAATGTCCTTACCTAACCGATCTGGTTCAGACCTAATGTAACTATCAAGACAGATGTTTGCGATTGCATTGCATGGGTTAATACTTAATACCAATAATAGAATAGAAATCGATAGACTTGGTCATGGAAGAGAGATTGAATAATAAAGTCTAACATATCATCTATTTATTTGTGCTGGATCAGCGGAGTGACAGAGGATGATCACTTAAGGTGTTAAGATTTAAAGTTTTGTTTTTAGTAGTGAGTGAAATCCACCAACCACCAAGAACAGTGTAACCTATTTTCAATGCATCACCTCAAGATAccattatttttggaaaaatcttggTTGGTGAGGTAGGGTGCGTACAAGTTCAATAACATATACTGTCCAACTACTTTTTAAACGAGGTGCACGCTAGGTTTAAGAGGCGCACGTGTTCACAAGATGCATTCTATCATGCTTGCTACATGAACTTGAACGAATCAAAACATACGTACTAGAAATGTTTAGCTAAATCAAAATTCGGCAAATGAACATGATGAGGTTCTGGACCTGGTGCAGGAAGGAACAACTATAGCTGGGGCAATGAGACCCTTGTCGTGCCTTCTACTATAAAGGAGTGTCGTGGATGCTTGATCTTTTTCTCACTTTCTTATTCGGTTTAGTATTTATATGTATAAAATACTTTTGAGCATGGCTAGCCACTTGACCTGGAGTTCTGGACTTCACAAAATCCCTCGATATACCCCTCCAGTCGCCTCGACCTCGTTCCGTAAGTCCCAACAGAAAATCCCTAGAAATTACAAAAATATAAATGTTAAGTAATTACTTAAAATACAAACTTTAATTAAAGTAATTAATAAAAGCTTTATATACTAGCAATCGAATAATATAACCTGTGCTCTTGTGCTGTCCAGGGAATCCCTATTTTTCTCTCCTTTGCTTTTGAAGTTGAAGTCGTTGTTCCACTCTGATTCGTTGACGACAAAACAAACTGATCCGCGTAGGATGAAGCAATGTCATGATCATCGACATCATCGAGATAGTTTGGTAACTCAACATGACCAGCTTCAATTTCCAACATGTCACGAACCAAAAGTTGATAATGTTGATGAACTTCCGATACACTCTTACCAGGAACTCTTTCAGCAATTCTAGAAAATCTATCTGGTGTTCCTTCTGTATATATTACTAATCCCGTTTCAAATAACTTGTCTTGCTCACGAGTCCATCTTGCTGCACCTTCCATGATGCTACTGTGATTTttgaaattttagggttttggtggTAACTTAAGGATTTACTTATTCACCGTATATAGTGTATATAAACATATCTGAGTTATACAATTTATCCTAAACCTGAACTCTGGGAAGGCATCAATCACTCTGAGACGTCGGAATAAGCCAATTATCCGACTGGGTCTATGGTGATGGGCTCAAGGTCATGGACCCATGGGCCGGAGGCCATGACTCAAAAGTGATGGTTTTCAttcgaaacctattttgaggcatactcattttttttttgaggcatacgcatccattatattatctaggatgggtttataaggggtgtctaaaggtagtgtaattacttatgtatccctaaataatttcaatttgtcataattcccttatcctcaaaaacctaaaattaaaaatcaaaataaactttaaacttaaacatctaggactccaattcaataaagaaattaatcaaacaaaggaaacacgaatcgaagtgagcgatgttggaatgcgaaatccaaatctcaattgctcttagatgtattttagaatgtatgcgtaacaaacccatcttgtttttgattgattttattttgtttgatcggtagaata
This DNA window, taken from Papaver somniferum cultivar HN1 chromosome 3, ASM357369v1, whole genome shotgun sequence, encodes the following:
- the LOC113357741 gene encoding homocysteine S-methyltransferase 2-like isoform X2, which encodes MHHTNGNGNFASFSMEEFLKKSKGYAVIDGGLATELERHGADLHDPLWSGKCLISSPHLIRTVHLDYLEAGADILITASYQATIQGFMAKGLSEKESEALLAKSVSIACEARDMYYERSSEGSCIEDGRVLNKRKILVAASVGSYGAYLADGSEYDGNYGDSVTLATLKEFHRRRVQVLAEAGADLIAFETIPNKIEAQAFAELLDEDDIKIPAWFAFNSKDGVNVVSGDSLVECTLVANSCKKVVAVGINCTPPRFISALILSMKKVTSKPLLIYPNSGETYDADRKEWESTGVSNEDFVSYVNVWREAGASLIGGCCRTTPDTIRAIHKVLSAGSSTAVPSKD
- the LOC113357742 gene encoding protein RDM1-like, with the translated sequence MPWDGNEVIVSSDSSDGWESDTDVKEVSSDVKPAVIPAAVIELDKELTPQDIISRRAEMYQEYMKQIPVPSLHGSAVPFNTWQELARSLKLLYKQPLHYLTNICLKQWDKARIGTNNEYLPLDGVIHPRKAEATIWLMEEVHRLASSHHHLANLWLLDPMHQAFVDPVFKQI
- the LOC113357741 gene encoding homocysteine S-methyltransferase 2-like isoform X1, with amino-acid sequence MHHTNGNGNFASFSMEEFLKKSKGYAVIDGGLATELERHGADLHDPLWSGKCLISSPHLIRTVHLDYLEAGADILITASYQATIQGFMAKGLSEKESEALLAKSVSIACEARDMYYERSSEGSCIEDGRVLNKRKILVAASVGSYGAYLADGSEYDGNYGDSVTLATLKEFHRRRVQVLAEAGADLIAFETIPNKIEAQAFAELLDEDDIKIPAWFAFNSKDGVNVVSGDSLVECTLVANSCKKVVAVGINCTPPRFISALILSMKKVTSKPLLIYPNSGETYDADRKEWVESTGVSNEDFVSYVNVWREAGASLIGGCCRTTPDTIRAIHKVLSAGSSTAVPSKD
- the LOC113360160 gene encoding transcription factor SRM1-like, with the protein product MEGAARWTREQDKLFETGLVIYTEGTPDRFSRIAERVPGKSVSEVHQHYQLLVRDMLEIEAGHVELPNYLDDFVLSSTNQSGTTTSTSKAKERKIGIPWTAQEHRDFLLGLTERGRGDWRGISRDFVKSRTPGQVASHAQKYFIHINTKPNKKVRKRSSIHDTPL